The following DNA comes from Anopheles arabiensis isolate DONGOLA chromosome 3, AaraD3, whole genome shotgun sequence.
CGCTGGGGGCAAATGGCACAAAATCGAAGACGTGTGTAGACGGGACGCATAAAACATAGCGCGCAGGTTCATGCCGACGGCTGCGATCGACTGGACGGACCTGACCTATCTCGGTGTCGGTGGCAGGCAGTCATCGAAGCGGTCGAGTGACAGCTGCACAGTTTGAGACAACAAAGAACCGTTGCATTTCCATTCGATGGCTGTGTAATGTATCTCGCCCAAGGGGTGTACTGTCAGCCGTTCCCCGTGAAGCGAGCAAAACGATCTAGGGCGAGTTATCATTGTCTCGTGTAatcgtgcctttttttttactcaacTCACACATATTATCGTTTGTTatagaaggaaaaaagtaaaagtccGTGAATGGAGGAAAGCtgcaaaattcaattaatattAGCGTCTGGCTCCGAAGATTATCCCACCAGTTTTGGCACCTTCAAATCTATTCGTGTGCGCTGAAGATTACTACCGAGAaggcgaaagagagagagagacagaaatagagagatagagagagagagatgaagagagagagagagcttatcGTGTACGGTTGGATGGTTGGCAGCCGAACAGGAACTTTCGCCTTCTCATGCTAAATCGTGTGCTGCGGATTGAGTCGAGATTCGGCAAGAAAATGAAGCGATAAAACATTATGAGAATGGAATTAGATTTTTCCTCCTCCACTGCGGAGTAGGAAGATTGGGTACGGGAATGAGATTTGATTTTGGGTGCCACGTTTACTGTGTGGTTTGTTACTTTGTGAATGGTGCAAGACGCAGTAATGATTTGGTGAACAAGAATTAACTAGCCAACTACTAGCGTCGAGCTCCGAAAGTCCGAAAGCTGCTGGCTCATCGTCCGCTTATCAAGATGTGGAAAGACCAGGGAAAGACCAGCAGCTTAAGGTGCAGGCGCCAGCGAAGTCATCTTCCGTGCCGAACTGGCAAGAACTGGCGCTTCACATGAATGACTCTCATTATGTGGCAATGAATGGACTGCAAACGGGGATGAATTAAATCCATCGCAGAAGTAGAGCACAATTACCATACCAATGGTTCCCTTTCGTGCCGCTGTCATTACGACAATTAAGATTTACGACGTTAAATACACGCACATGCTTCGGACACATTCCTTTCCCCATGCAAATGCTAACAACCACATTTTTGCCTAATGCTTGAGTGCAAACATGGGaattgtgtgtgcttgtgtgtgtttgtgtgtgcgagcgctATTTTTAACATCTCCGTCGAAATTATTCTACATTTTcaggcttttgtttttttggggtcCTCTCAAATCCTCTCCCCATGCATGCAATCCCAGGGCCATGATGGGACGCGCGGGCATGAAAATTGGAAATAAGATTAATTATCTTGTTTGCGCACTTTTCCGGATTGGCGTTTTGGGACTGACTGCttattttttgccttttgtttTAACCTAAACGAAGCGTCGGCTCGTTGCGAGGGTGTTATTGCACTTTGAGTCGAtggccgcgtgtgtgtgtgtgtttgggcgaTGGAAAATGATCGTCACGTGTACGCATTGCGTTACAGCGTACACCGAGGTTGATTATCAATTCCGGGCCTGATTACACGCCAACGGTGCTGCGTACGATGTCTCGAGGGTATGTTTGGAAGGGGCGATGGGCCcttttttgctccatttttctGGAAGCGATGGAAGTAAGGTAATAAATTAAAGCGACCCTTAGGCAAGGCTTACTTTCGGACGGCTGATTGATGTGTGAGATCGAACCGGAAAATTTGTTggattttttgtatgtaatttggaaaattgtgtttgGAAAAGCAATTTAATTGGAATTGCTTAAATCGAATTGTTTTAAGATACAATAATCTGAAGAGTAAACACTTCAGTGTTGATGCGAAAGAAGCTACTGGGAAagtgattgatttttatagTAATTGGATTGACGAGGAGTTTGGGGATTGCATAAACTAAGGCGCTTTGAAGGgtggattgcatacatttaggaaATTTTCAATTAGTTGAGAGATTCAttggaaaaatgtgtttttgtcctataAACGGTTTTAATATATTTGTAAGTTATTTCACATTCTAAGTAACAACGAAATCACAGTGATGAGGActgttaaaaaataatgaagatcAAACACAAAACGCAGTTGTAATTAAATGATTGCTATAGAGACTTTAAGCCTTTCCGATACAATTAGCTTTTCACTGGCTGAGGTATATTTAAGGAGAATTCCGTGACAAACTTAACAATAAGAATAACCACCCAAACAAGACCCCAAAAACCCATTCCACAAAGCCTCTAGACAAATTTATAGCGCACTGAAGTTTCGGCCAGAAGCACAAAGCCACTGCCGTAACCATAACAACCATTCCGAGGGCTTTTGGTACCGACGTTCAAGAGCTTACCGCTCCCCGTTCCCGAAGAGGATGTAATTTTGAGGAGGGGGAAATTATTCAAGCACCCTTCGCTTGTCTTcccgggcacacacacacacacacacacacacacacacacacatacaaaaccatACACCGAATGGGATAGACAAAGGAAGGAATTTTAAAGCTTTGGTAGCACATTTTCGGCAAACGCGTTCGAGCGTAAGCGAACGTTTCCTTCCGCTCCGTACCCTCCGGTCTCGGCCAGCTATATAGATGAGTAAAGACATCTCGCGTGAACTCGCCTGCCCGACTGGCAGTGTCCTCTTCGCGCGTACTGGCAAAGTTTACGGTAACGGTCGGTAGATCTTCTGCTCCGTGCGATCTGGCTGGCTGGGaaggattttgtttgcataaGTAATTAAGCGTCATTGAAAGTGACAGAAAATGAAGGCACTGGAAGCAGAGCTTCAAAGAAGCTTCCGATTCCTCAGAGAGCTCAgcggtctgtttttttttgttgggtgtgtgcgagtgtgtctaaaacactttccaacaggatgcaagaaaaaaacaccacaaaacGATGCGTTTTTGCGCTGGTTTGCAGAATCTCTGGGCCGGGCCAAAGGAACGCCGGATGTGTCGTGCAgaaaattatgtaaaatttTATCTCCCTTTTTTGTCTGTGACGtgggaaaaaagaaggaaaatatgGGTGCCAATGGTtggtgtaatgttttttttggtgataaatgcaaaaaaaaacacaaacttttGCGCTTCAAACATTTCTAGAGGATGGTCGCTTGCGAGTGACCATCTAGTGCTAACCAAACCCGTCACGATTGCCTGGCGTTCGGGGATAGTTTCGTGTCTGGGTGTGTGTCACCCATTCAACCATATCCTCTTGATGAGTGTGGTCGTGAAGAACGTTTAGTTTCAGCGGGAAACGGAACCGAAAAAACAACTTTCGGGAAGAAACTCACCATTTAAGCTCACTTGAAGGGGGCGcaaaagggtgtgtgtgtgtgtgtgtgtatgtgtgtggaagGCTTGCCTGGATGAAGTTTTCCACACCTTACTCGGAAGCGAAGTTTTGATGTGCCTCCCGGGTGTCCTTTTCACACAACCCTTCCGTTCACTCTCCTCCCCCCTCTGGAGGGTTGGCATGGTTGCCGACGAGTGGTTTAACAGTGTGGTGAGATGGCCGCTGCCCAAGACAAATGGCGGTGACAAGTGGTTTGAGGAAGTTTTATCGGCCGTGGCTCGGGCGTGGTGAAAATTGTTGACGTAACAGATTCAAATATTCTACGAACAATTTCCATTTCGCGTTTGATGAGGTTTGCTGCAACAAGGGGGATgatggtggttgtggttgaATTTTGCCTGTTTGTTTATCTTATCTTTGCGGAGTAAGTTTATAGCTTGCTTGTGATTTATTCGACGATTTCTTTTAACAAGATCAAGATTATTTAACTCCAAAATTCATTTTGAAGAATCTGCTCAATTCTGttatcaaaatatcaaaccaCTATCATACAATTATTACAAAATAATGCTACCGCCCTCTTCCCAGCACTGTAATTATTCACGAACACGAACGCTACAACCACTTAACTGTCAGACCgcaattaatttattgatcGCGTTTGATTGCTCCAGCCCAACAGCGCTTAAGTATGTCGAAGCCACAATCTCATTCCGCAAATGGAAATTCACCACCAAGAGTGTGGGGGGAAATCACCCCGTTACCGTCCCATTTACAAGCGCGACAAACGTTACTCTAATTGAAATTCCAATCACTTCCGAATTTGCTGCCAGTGTGGAGCGAACCGCAGAATTGTGCGAGCGTGAAAAACTGGTGTTGGGTAAAGTTCATTAGCCCCACGTTTCGTGTCGTCTTTGCGatagcatacacacacgcacatacacacacacacgcgtggaAAAACGTACCCCAAATAGACAGTTCGTTCACTGACACAAGTCACATACGGGGGAAAAAGGTTCCATCCAGCATCCAGTGACTAAAGCCCAGCGGGCAAATGGTTTCAGTTACTCTGGAGGAGAGGGGAGTGAAGGCAGAATGGGTAAGCTTTGATAAATTGCTTTTCCGACCACGCAAAGCACCCCAATTAAGGTATAAATCATCGTTCAGCGCATCAAATATCATCGAGAAATGGTCgaacagcaaaagaaaagaaaaaaaaaaagggacggCAAACTCCCAAGAACattgaaagagagaaaacagtAAATCCTTCTCGGGCAGGGAGTGAACCGCCGAAGTCAGGCATTTTTCTTACACGAAACTTTTTCCAACAGGAATTCCCTTTTCctctgtgagtgtgtttttgtgtctttttttttgattcTCTTTCTTCTCGCACGACAAGTTGTTTTCCTTCTCATTATTAGTTTGTTTCTTTGCCGTGTCCCTTCCGGCGATGTGCTGCTTGGTGCAGTGGTCAGCTCAGTGGGGAAGAGTTTAAGCGCAGGCAGCTCCTGTTACCAACTTTAATTGGGTCTGTGAAGTAGTTCATCTGGATGcgctgcatttttttttgcagcgtTTGGTTTGGAATTATGAGACGCTGCAATCTTTCACATTGTTCTGTGCTAATGCTCCACCGGGAGTCTGGTCGGTGTGTGTTAGTTGGTtggtaactttttttttgcatagcCCCCACTTGGAGTTGGAGCTACATTGTAATTCAATTCTGTGCTGTTGATTGAGTAATGAAAGCAAGAAATTTAAGATACCAGAAGTTTTAATAGTTTTTCGCCAGACCTTGAATTTGATATCCGTTATAACAAAAATGGAAGAGAAAATGGACAGTAAAGCTATTTTTGCTACGCGGTTTGCATAACTGTAGGGGAAATTTAAGCTATTCTGTTCAACAGAAAACGCCCGAAAGTATGCAAACCGGTTAGTAAAGCACCAGTTCAATCTCACCGAAACTCGAATTTGAAACGACCCCAGCCCACAACGCATTGTTTTCACACCTTTGCAAACAATCAATCGAAGTAGCCTGGGAGGTATTTTCTCACTGGTCCGTCCGACTGGCGTCAGATTCGAGTTCATTTTCCACGAAACAATTGATTCGGCTACGGCCGGACATATTTTAATTTGCATGAAGCACAAGCTCCATTCCAGCGTCCGCCCCCGCCCGGCCAGTTAATTGGCTCGTTAGCATATTGAAGCGGATTCGACGAAATCGGCTTTCCTGGAATCTCGCTCTCCACCTGCCATGCTTGAGGATGCTTTTAATGAATTCTCGTCATTTCTTGTGGCACGCGAAAGTAACTTCCACTCAGCGGTATCTTCCTGAAGGTACTTACGGGGGaaacaaaaatctaaaataccttcgaatctgacttgcctaACCCGCGTGGGGAGAATGGGAGAAAGCGCGTCGGCGTCAAATCCGCGGAACCAAACCTTTTTCCAAGAACGTTGACTTTATTATAAAACTTACCAGTCAGTTTCAAGGTGCGTCCGATGCCCTATCTTGCCGTTGGCTCGTTGTTGGTTGTGGATCGTTTGCATCATCGCCGCCCTCGTCCGCAATGGGAGTCTTAGGGGTGGCCGGAAACCTTCCGGCGATCGTTTGGAAAAGCTTCCAGAACGCATCGGGCAGCGAGTCGGACATTTGGCGCCCCAGCGCCTGCTCCAGATAGTTCAGCAATACCTCACCAATCGTGAGAATGTCCTCGGTATAGACGGGACGATCCTTGTGCCGGCGGGTGATCTTTCTCAGCGTCGCATCGAACAGCACCGGATCCTTGAAACCGTACTCGATGAGCGCACCGACCGCCTTGAACACGTGTATCGCCTGATCGTAGAGCGATTTGTTGTCCACCAGCGATTGGGCGTTGGGATCGTCCGTGAAATCGAAGTACGCAATGTAGCGCGGATGTTTGTGGAACAGCCTGTGGGGTTTGGGGGGTGCAATGTTAGGCGGCGTATTAACGCGATGGGAAACTATCAATCAAAAAAGAACAGCGGCATTTACttacagcaacagcacatTTCGCCCGTGTACGTCCAAATCCTTGCGAATTAAGCCCCACGCACTGAACAGGGTAATTTTCTCCGAAGCCGTCAGTCCAGTTTGATCCATGTTTGTTCCCACTGGTGCTCCCCTGGTGGCAAGTCATCGTCTGCTACAATAATTAGTTGTTTTCTTTGGGCGCGTATTTTGACAGCACGAGATGGGAAATTACCGCCTACTGGGATGAGCATTGCAAAACGTTCGTTGCGAATTCCATCAGCACACACCTTGCCCGTTGATGTGACGGCTCCATTTGTTAGCATTTAATAAGCGGGCACgagagtgtctgtgtgtgtgtgtgggcttaCAGTGTGGATTACGGAaagctcgaagctgttttcggtAGGCTGGTCACGATCGATTGTATCGATAGATGCTTTCGCGAGATAACCAATCGATTTGAATTCGAAAGCCTGTGTAAATGTTTCCACGAACCGCGAAAGAGAAAGCaacattttattacattttatggatacagtgagagagagagagagagagagagagagagagagagagagagagagagcaacatGAAAAGATGGCCATTTAGTGGACGTGTGTGGATGAGTTTTTGGGGTAAAATATGTTACCAAAATGCGTGTAGGCACACCCGGTTGTTAATCAATTTCCGATCgaaaaacgacacacacacacactcgcgcggTTGCGATATTATCTTATGGCGGGTAAAAGGTATTCCCTTCGAATCTGGTGATGCGTGGGGTCTTCGGGTGCATTACGTGGCATTGCCACACGTGAAAGAATGTGCCCCAACTGGGCTGGGGAACATACCTTAGGTTGCGTGTTGCTTATCGACAAGTGTGCAAGAACCGACTGGCTTGGAAGATCAGAAAATCAACATTACGGTCACGTAAGCGCTCAAAGTGATATTTAGCGTACTTACGTGATCGGACGGGAAGATGGTAGCGAATCCTTCCAGCACAGGTCCGCTTGTAAGGTaaggtttgccttttttccttcttcacgCCAGCGGCGGCGAGCCCTGACCATTAGCAAACCAAATTCGCTTAGTGCATTCCACCACTGGGAAGCCCCAGCACAGCACTGTGTAGCAATAAAAGTAAGTTTGCCCAAGTAAACCCCTCCGTTTCGGtgagcagacacacacattaagCATCGATTTTCGCCATAATGAAGTAATGAAATTTTGTTTGCGTAGCGCAAAGCGGCGCATCGTTTCGCTTTGGCGTACGTCGTTAAGCGGGCAACGTTCTTTTCTCGTGCTGCGAAACGGAAGAGTTGTAAATAGGAGggtcagagagagagagagagagagagagagagagagagagagagagagagagagggaaaaaaagaagtaaaaatgCACAACGCAAGATGAAAAATGTGGCAAAGAATGAATGTAATTTGTATTGTGATATGAAATGATTTCTAGCGTAAGTTTACATCTGGAGCTTGTGAGAGCGTCGATCGGTGTAGAAtgagaagaagcaacaaaaaaaaaaacactcccagCGTGAAAGTGGTTGCGTTCTCTATTACACATTCTAACGACCAGCGTGGAAGCGGAAAGAAGCGAGGAGTGcactgccgttgttgttgggcTGTAATGGTAGATCATTTATTACGACCCTCcgcgtccgtgtgtgtgtgtactcgCAGTCCTTCTCACTAAAATAAATAAGCCCAAAGTCCCGAGCCATCTCAGCGGCTTTCCGGCGTTGACGCAATTGCTCTTCCCAGCAGCAGGATACGAGTACGCAAAGGGGTAGGTCGACGGGCGACTACAATCGACTCCTTTGCGCCTTGAAGCTTGAGTTGAGTGTGCGTACGCGTACGAgttccttttctttcccaGTGCGTAAAACTTCAAGAAGCCGGCACCTAATCGTAAGGAGAAAGTATGTCACAGTCTAATAAGTTTTCCCATTTACGGCCCTTCCTAGCCAGCCAACGTTATTGCATGGGACTGTGTCGGAGCAGCTCAATTCGCATGTTTGAAGTAGTCGCATAGAAGAGCCACAACCAACGATGAAGTTACTCTTGTGCGTGTATTATACAGCGTTGTAGATTACGGCGAGCGTGCATTTGGTTTGCGGATTTACTGCGCCGAcagttttccgttttttctgCTAAGAGCTGTGCTCGTGCTGTGGTCGTGAGTGTCTTGAGAGTGGAGATTAGAAGAGGGAGGGGCTTTTGGACAGCGGTGTCCGCAGGCATATCTTGAGCGCAGACTTCCGGATACTGCGAAAGCCTGCGGGATGAAGATAATCATCAAAAcaatgtttcccttttttttactaccGGTAAAGCCAGTGAAGTCAAACACATGTTGTACGAGATTCTTATTGGCTTTtttaggggttttttttgctgtaataTTCTTTAGGGACTACATTATGGACATTATGGTTTTGGGATAGCGCTGCGTACACGGACATCTGGCAGGCGAGAAAAATAGAAACGCtcttttggtcggttttttaTCGGTCTCATTTCGGCAGCTTTTCCACCGCCATTTGCGGCTAGATAAAGCGATGGTAACTATGGACGCATCAAGCATCCATTGCAACCGCCTGCTGATCACACCTTCGAGACCCATTGGGAAGATATACGGAGCGCATTCTTTTCTCAACCAAGACAGTTCAATGACCTTTCAACGGAATCTGTGTGACTGTAGCAAATTGATACTCTATCGCTAGCCACTAACCTGCAGCTCTGGCAGTACCGCTGTTTGCCAGCAGGTGCTAACTTGTAATTTGCTAGATGGTATGTAAACTCCCTAATCGACCATCTGCGACCATCGTCGTCCTCCTGCTGTGTTGGGGTGGAGGGAGCGTCGAAAACAATACGAGCAAATAATATTCGATCCCTGGGAACCCTGGGTTTGTCCATTTGTCCTAATTGCGAAAAACGATCCTCGAACCAGTTTGTTCAGCGAGAGAGGTGCTTCGGGCTTGGTACTGGAGCATGCTTGCTAAACGCCTGCAGTACTGTTGACACTCACAGCAGGCCATTCCTCGGTACGTGCCGGGGCGACAGCACAGCAGGCCGGAACGATAATTGATGGCTGGCTCAATCGAAATGAAACCAAGGGAATTGGAAGCTAATTCCCGGGATGAAATGTCATCACCCGGTGACAGTGACATGTTCATCAGCGTGATGGAGCTGGAACACGATACACGGTTGAGCACGGGAGGAAACGGGAAATGCGTCCGGTCGTCGGGCTAATCAGTGAGAATTGAGGCCCGTGAGGTTTGCCACGGTAGGGGTGGTGCTGGGGTGCTGTTGATTGTGTCCCGCCGCGCTAAAAGTGTTGATGATTTAATCCACTGCCGTGAACGATTGGCTTGAATGGTGCTTTGGGGCTTTGCGAGAGACGATCGCCGTTCATTGTTGCTGTTATGTGAAACAAGTGGCcaataatgttaaataaagTAACATTTTCTCTTTAGGTCATGTCAGGTTGAGTGAGCTGactaaaatgtattaaaattgCTTCAATCGAGTTCACTGATTTGCAATAATGTGCTGTAATATGCCTCGATAATCTTGAAATACTTTAGCAATTTAGAAACTTCTTACAATAGCGAAAGTTTTCACAAAGTCCAAATTGCGCATTACTTCGATCATTAGCTGATCAAATCATTTTCTAAAAGATACGATACAAAAAATTACCTAATTCATAGCTTTCTTGCCTTTGACAGTGCAATGGATCGAACTAAACCTTCCTTTCCCGTGAAGGTTAATATCAAATAGCCCGGCAAAAAAGTTAATAAACTTCCAATTTTCTATTTATCTTTGGCCGTGTTTCTAAGACAAGCCTCCGCCCCACAACTCCGCTTCTGTGTGAAAAAAATCGACCTTCCGTAGTGTGGAAAactttgacaaaaaaaactcaccatTCTACCCCAACCCTTGGGGATTGACATTGAAAAGGCTCGCGCAAAACGGATAAGCTATTTAGGTAATTATTTCCCGCCAGTGAAAAGCGACGATGAAggtcaacaaaaaaagaaaaatctatCCAGCATCCCTAAAGGGTACGGCacggttcctttttttttctttctttgcgaAAGGTCACCATCGCGATAATGGACGGTATGAGAGTCCTGCGAAAACCTGCCGTTCAGCACTTACTCCGCTAAATTCGGCAGCATGGATGATGGAAAACAATCAACGCCAAGCCTTTGCCACTGGGCCAGGTAGCTGATCTGTGCGATAGGAAAAAGGTTCACTGGCACGGTGCAAAAGGTCGCGCACAGGTACAGGCTGGCCGTTTTGTGGAGTTGGGTAATGTCCAGCGAAAATTAGGTACTTTCGGTTTAATTACTTTCATTCTGTCTTCCGGTGAATGGCCCATAAGGTAGTGCAAATTTGggtgccgtttttttgtaattttaatttaagtaAGCTCGTTTAAAAGcacgacccccccccccttcgctTGGTGATGCAGCTGGTGATGAAGAGGCAGGCAGGTTGGAATGGGTTTTATGAGTGCAATTTTTATTCCGGATGGCCTTTGCGCGGGCAGCTTGAGTACCGTTtcgatgatgattttttaattggagtgctttattttgacatttcgctgaaggttgtttttgtaaatatttgtatGCCGTAGCTCTGGACCAGCTTTTTGACAGTCGTATTATGTCATGCGGATTGCATAACTCACAAATGAACGAACGAAAATCtcacgatggaggcgcctagCTTCTGTTAAACCGATTCAAATTCACacttaaaaaataaagcaaaaaaaagaaactgcaCGTACCATCATTGTCTAGCACACATCAGTGATGGCAAGTGAATGAAAAGTAAACTCTACCGCCGTACAGTGTGTTTATCTTACCATGGGAAGCAAATCGTTATCCATCCACCAGGCGCTACCTAACGTACGAGAGACTgaacgtttttgcttcacctACAGCATTTCGCGCGTTCCGATTTGCTCGCAAGGACAAAGTTAAGTACATACCATTCGTTTGGATGTCGCTACGGTAATTACCGGTACCGGTTAGGTAGCCTCTAAATTGCCCCGTAAAAAGGTTGCAAGGGGTTGGGAAACAGGGAGAGGATGCGGACAGCGGACAACTGCAGACGCCATCATCATACCACTGACAGACGATTACCGCCTTCATGACAGCCATCGGTGTTACCAATTTCAAACACCCTCTACCCTGCAATGACAGCAGCGTTCCTGGCCCTGAAGACTGGCCAAACTTTAGTTGATCTTGTACGGTACggcatacaaaaaaaggtacaaagCCATTAAACTGTGAAACTCTGCTAAGgtgagaggaggaagaaacgCTTCAGATGATGTAGGTGACGCTCTTGAtgtaataaaaaggaaaaaatcgcGATCGTTTCACTGAACAAAGAGTGCTTAAATTGGcattggggaggggggggtgacATCGCTGGTTCGAATTTGTCACAGCCGAGTATGTATGGCAGAAGTTTGCTTATTCGCTTGTCGTGCTTTCGAAAGCTTGAAAGCAGAGTGGGAAGATTGGGGAGAAGAAgctgtgtgagagagagcatgcgagcatttcatttcattttcaccaTTTATCGTTGTCGTTTAATCTGTCACATGGTAAGCGAACATGGTtagctgtgtatgtgtttgagtAAGTCTGATTTTTTCGCCTGAAAatgattgtttgtgtgctcgTGTTGGAGATAGGCGAATAGGACAAATTGAGCTTCCCTATTAGGTGCGTCTGGTGGATCGTTTGAATGTagctgtgtgtttttattcaacTAAACCGTGCAAATTCATTCTGTGATGGTATTAGTTACATTTCCGCTTTGGTTGATGGACGGCAAAAAGCTCCGTAAAGTGATTGTCACTGGAAATAGGTCATGAAAACGATCATTAAAAGGAGAGACCTCTTATATAACTTcttatttattaacaaaagaacaaaaaaaacaataacgcCCCAATAGTTGAATGCCTAACACTAAAGAAGAGATGTTTAATAGGTACTTTATGAAGTCATTGATATAATACGGTCGTTTGTTTGTATAAAAGCCCAGCGAAACCGATGCTGTGATACATTTGTTTTGAACCCCGTGCCCATCCAATCATCTATATTCAAATCGTCCTTCCGCCCATCATCAGTCAAAAGTGACAAGTCATTTTTTGAAAGGCTTCATAAAAAATGAATCGCACATATATTTTAATCATTATGACATGACATGCACCACCCGCAGTTCCCCCCAAAGGACCAAACGAGATCGATACTCGATACCGGTACAAATCAGTCGTCTGCCTTTACCACGATTGACACTACATACCCCACTCGAGTGCGGGGCTGAGAGAGCTGTGACATcgagatgaaaatgaaactccATTTACATATCGTAACGATGGTACGATTCTGTTCCGTACAACGGTACGATCATCAGCATTGCCAGTTGAGCCTTCGCAGAGCGTATCCTCttgaattggaattggaaaagTGGACgtcaaccaaacaaaaaaaagcggtGCGCTCGCAGAGGAACAGCTCCATGAAGTTAAATTTGCTTTTGATCGAGAAAGCTCACATGTTTCCCAAAAGTGTTTCGGTGGCGGTAGGGGCAGCAAGCATCCACTCGAAATGGAAAGAGATAAagtgagaaaaacaaacactcgaAAAAAGCCGAATCGATCGGTGGCATTGCTACTGGTTGCTGGTTGGAAAGATTTTAACGCTTATTGACACACCCAACGGTGCGTGGGAATGGTGGTTTCGATGTTTTTCGCGCTCTTTACGGTGGTTGTTATTGTCGCgtgatgctgctgttttttttctactctcTACAACTCGGGGTGTGCCTCGACCCTTGGCTGTAGTACATACAGCTGTTGCCGTTGACATATGACGAACTATTTGTTATCGGGTGGTACATTAGCATGTCAGGGCCAAGAGGGCTGTGCTTGATTTTGCCAAC
Coding sequences within:
- the LOC120904802 gene encoding myoglobin-like, yielding MDQTGLTASEKITLFSAWGLIRKDLDVHGRNVLLLLFHKHPRYIAYFDFTDDPNAQSLVDNKSLYDQAIHVFKAVGALIEYGFKDPVLFDATLRKITRRHKDRPVYTEDILTIGEVLLNYLEQALGRQMSDSLPDAFWKLFQTIAGRFPATPKTPIADEGGDDANDPQPTTSQRQDRASDAP